The Lebetimonas natsushimae DNA segment AGAATATAAGAAGTGTCTCTTTTTTTTATTAATTGTTTAAATTGTTTATTTGCCAAATATATATGTCCGTTTAAAGCCAGTTTTATGGCTTTTGAAATTTTTATATTAAGACCTGAATAAACGGCACTTTTTGAAAGATATGAATGTGACTCTTCAATAGCGCCTATCGGAATTCCGGCAATTCCCTTTTTTAAATATGCAATAGTCTGATTCAGACTGTAAACTTTATACGGGGCGAAATAAAAAAACAGATCATAAAAATCGCTTTTTTTCTTTAAAAAGCTTTCTTTAAATTCTCTCTGGGCAATCTTTATATCAAAAAGACTAGGTTTTAAATAAATTTTAATTGGATAAATATTATTTTCTTCAAATTTTTTTAAAATAATTGATGCCTCTTTAAAGTTTGAAAGTTTTAAATCAACTAATGAAAGTGCAAACTGAGCCTCTTTTCTGTCTGATTTGGATAAATAATTTTTTGCTAAAGAAAATTCTCCAATTTCGGCTAAATCCATTCCTTTATAAAAAGGATTTTGTTCAATCTCCTGGGCTTTTACAAAATTGTTATAATATTCATAAATAGCGCTTAAAAGCTCTTTTGATTTATCTTTATAAGGCGTATCAATGTTTAAAGCAAAACCGGCTTCTTTTTCATAACCCATATAATACATTACAAGCGCATAATAATAAGGATAACTCTTGGAATTGGCAATTTCAGGCAGGGTAATATATGCAAGATTTATATAATAATCAAAAAGTTTTTTATTTTTCAGTTTTAATGCACAGACCGCAGCATTTATGGCACTTACAACTCTGTTTTCTTTATTGCTAATTGCTTTTTGAAAATATTCCAACGCTTTTTTATATTTTTTTTCTTTCATTTTAATAACGCCGAGATTATAATATGAAAGAGATTCGGAAAAAACTGAAATTTTGTTTAAAAGCTGGAGTGCTTTTTCTTTCTGTCCGTTTTTATAAAGAATGGCGGCTTTTTTTATAATTGCCTGAAGTGTGTCTTTTTGAATATGTTTTTTTTCCAATTTTTTGGCAATTTCTGTGATTTCTTTATTTTCTATATTTGAAGATTCTTTTTTCTTTTTTATAACTGCAAAAACAAGTACCAACAGTAAAATTAAAGCAATTAAAAGAAGAATTATGATAATTAAAAAAAGTTTATTTTTCTTTTTATCGTTATTTTCATCTTCTTCAATTACAATAACATTTTCTTCTTCAGCCACCCATTGCCTTTATTTACAAATATTTTTTTAATACATCGGGTATCTTAATTTTTCCATCTTTTGTTTGATAATTTTCCATTATAGCTACAAGTGTCCTGCCAACAGCCAAACTACTGCCGTTTAAAGTATGTACAAGTCTATTTTTTTTACCGTCTTTAAATCTGATTTTTCCTCTTCTTGCCTGAAAATCTCTAGTGTTTGATACAGAGCTGATTTCTCTGTATTTATTTTGAGACGGAATCCAAACCTCTAAATCTATTGTTTTTGCCGCACTAAACCCAAGGTCACCTGTACAAAGCATTACCTGTCTGTATGGAAGATTTAATTTTTCAAGTGCCCTGCTTGCACATTCTACCATTTCTTCAAAAACTCTGTCACTCTCTTCAGGTTTAGTAATAGCAACAAGTTCTACTTTATCAAACTGATGCTGACGGATAATCCCTTTTGTATCTTTTCCGTAACTTCCAGCCTCTTTTCTAAAACAAGGGGTATATGCCGTAAGTTTAATCGGTTTATCCAAATTTTCAATAATTTCATCTCTAAAAAGATTTGTTAACGGAACCTCAGCCGTTGGAATTAAAAACAGCTCTTCCCCTTCAATCTTAAACAAATCCTCTTCAAATTTTGGAAGCTGTCCTGTTGCAGTCATAGTTTCCCTGTTTACTATAAAAGGCACATAAACTTCTTCAAAACCATACTCCCTGTTGTGTTCCAAGAAGAAATTAATTAAAGCTCTCTCAAGCCTCGCAGCATCGCTTTTTAACACAGTAAAACGGCTTTTGGCAAGTTTTACTCCTCTTACAAAATCCAACCAGTTCAGTTTTTCTCCAAGCTCGTCATGCGGTTTAATTTCAAAATCAAATTTTGGAATTTCACCCCATCTTTTAATTTCAACATTATCATTTTCATCTTTTCCCACAGGCACATCATCGTCAGGAATATTGGGAATAACCATTGCTTTTTGATTTAATTCATCTTCCACTGCTTTTAATTCATTGTTCAATTTATCAATTTCCTCTTTTAACAGAGAAACTTCTTTTTTTAATTCCTCCGCTTTTTCCCTGTCGGTTTTTATAACTTTTCCTATTTCTTTTGATAATTTATTTCTTTGCTCAAGTAATTTGTCAAGTTTTGTTTTTAGTTCTTTTTTCTTTAAAAACAGATATTTAATTTCATTTAAAACATTCTCATCAACACCTTTTAATTTAAGTTTTTGAGAAACTGTGTCAAAATTTTTCTCAAGGAGTTTCAAATCTATCATTAAATTCCTTTAACTTATTATTAATTTGTTATTTTTTGTTATAATTAAAAGAATTTTAACATAAAAAGGAGGATAAATGAAAAAAATTATGGCGATAGGGCTTAGTGCATTAGTTGCTTCAACACTTTTTGCAAAAGAAATTAAAGTAGGTGTGCTTCAACCTTTAACTGGACCGATTGCAAGTTTCGGTCAAAAAACACTTGATGGAATAAAACTTATTCATTCAAAATACAGCAAACTGCCAAATGGAGACACAATTAAACTCGTAATTGTAGATAACCAATTTGACAAAGTTCAGACTGTAAACGGTTACAAAAGACTTGCTAGTGGTGAAAAAGTTATTGCAATTGAAGGACCTCTTGCATCATCAATGGCACTTTCTATTAAAAGATTTGCCGGAGCTACTAAAACTCCTACTGTAACTCAAATTGCAACAAACCCAAGAGTTACAAAAGGAAGTAAATATATAACAAGGGCTTGTTTTACAGACGATTTTCAAGGAACAGTTGCCGCAAAATATGCTCTAAAACATGGGCTTAAAAATGCTGTAATTGTATTTGACATGAAACAGGATTATTCAGTAGGTCTTGCAAAAGCGTTTGAAAAAGCTTATAAACAAGGTGGAGGAAAAGTTCTTAAAAAATTATTTATAAATTCAGGTGACAAAGATTTCAACGCTCAAGTAGCACAAATTAAAAGATTAAATCCTGCATTTATTTATACACCAATTTATGCACCGGAAGAAGGACTATTCTTAAGACAATTAAGAGCTGCTGGAGTAAAATCTCCTGTAATGGGTGGAGATGGTATTGCAGATCCAGGACTTTTAATGAAACTTGCCGGAAAAGCGGCAAATGGTGTAATGTATACAGACCATTTTGACCCTGCAAAAGCTCCAACTAAATTATCTGAAGAATTTATTAAAGAATTCAAAACTAAATACGGAAGACTTCCAAGTGCATTTGCGGCAACCGGAGCTGACGGTTATCTATTAATTTACAATGGAATTAAAGAATGCGACACTCCTGCAAACACTAAAAACTTCCTTCAATTCAAACAATGTGTAAATAATGCAATCAGACACACTAAAAACCTTGAAGCGGTAACAGGAAAACTTACAATTGATCCTAAAACAGGAAACCCTGTAAACAAACCGGCCGTTGTAGAACAAATTGTTGACGGTAAAACAGTGTTTAAAGAATTAGTACAACCTTAATTTTTATCCCTTTTTGGGATTTTTCATTAATAATAATGCATAATAAAAAATGATAAATAATCTGTTTTTTATCTCTGACAATCCGTCATTTTTTATTATGCATTTGTTATAATTAGGGCAATCTTTATAAAAGGAAATAAAATGAGCATTAGTTTTATTTTACAGCAGATAATAAACGGATTTTCACTCGGGAGTATGTATGCTTTAATTGCTATTGGATACACATTGGTATATGGTGTTTTAAGATTAATTAACTTCGCTCACGGCGACATTATGATGGTCGGAGCATTTATGGCCTTTATTTTTTTCAAAATACTTGGACTAAATTTTTATGTAGCTGTCACTTTATCTATAATAGTAACTGCTATTGTGGGAATACTCACATATGTAACCGCATATAAACCTTTACTTGATAAAGGGGCTCCTAAAATTTCATTATTGATTACTGCAATCGGTATTTCATTTTTTCTTGAAAGTCTTTTTAATGTAATAGCTAATCAATATCTCGGTGGTACATATCAGGCTTTTTATTTCCCAAAATGGTTCTCTAAAATCATTCATATAGATTCAATCACTATTCCTGTTTTAACATTAATAGTTCCTATTATGACAATTTTACTTTTATTGCTTGTATTATGGATTTTATATAAAACAAAAATAGGAATTGCCATCAGGGCAATAGCTTTTGATATAAATACAGTTAAATTAATGGGGGCTGATGCGAACAAAATTATTGCTTTTGTATTTGCTCTTGGCTCTGCACTTGCGGCAATAGGTGGAATTTCCTATGCTATGGCGTATCCGAGTATCGATCCATACATGGGTATGCTGGTAGGACTTAAAGCATTTGCAGCTGCAGTTGTCGGAGGTATCGGAAGTGTAACAGGTGCTGTAATCGGAGGATTTATTCTAGGGTTTGCCGAAGTTGCTATTCCCGGATTTTTCCCGGAACTTGGAGGCTGGAAAGACGCATTTGCATTTATTTTCCTAATTTTTGTATTATTGTTTAAACCAACCGGAATTATGGGAATAGATTTTGAAAGACAAAGGTTTTAATATGAAAAATTTGACACCTGCAAAATATTTTACATTAATAGGAATTGTGACACTAATATTTATAGGATTTTTATACGTTTCACCAAAAATATTCAGTGACTACACTACCACAGTTTTGGGAAATGTATATATTTTTATAATTTTAGCAATTAGCTATAACCTTATAAACGGAGTTACCGGTCAGTTTTCATTAGAGCCAAACGGATTTGTGGCGATCGGTGCTTATGTTACCGCTTTGCTTATGCTAAGCCCCGATATAAAAGCAGATATGTATATGATAGCGGATCCTCTCCCAATAATCAGAGACATTTATCTGCCAAATCCTTTTTTAGCTTTAATAATAAGCGGAATTGTTTCGGCTCTTGTGGCTTTAACCCTTGCATTCCCCGTATTTAGGGTAAGAGGGGATTATTTGGCAATCGTAACACTGGGATTTGGTTTTATTATTAGAATTTTCTTAATCAACAACCCGTCTATTTCAAACGGTTCTATGGGACTTGATTCTATCCCGGGATTTGCAAGTTATTTCTGGATAGGTGTTGTTTGCTTAATTACCGTAATTCTGGTATATAATATTGTTTATTCTAAACACGGCCGGGCAATGAAAGCGGTAAGAGACGATGAAGATGCTGCCCTTGCCATGGGGATTAATACTTTTAAAACAAAAACCATCGCTTTTATGACAAGTGCATTTTTTGAAGGGGTTGGTGGAGGACTTCTGGCAAGTTCGATAGGATCAATCAGTCCTGACCAGTTTACGTTTATGCTTACATTCCAATTACTGATTATTATCGTTTTAGGCGGACTTGGAAGTATGAGCGGAGCAATTATTGGAACACTGCTTTTAATAGGTGGTATGGAAGTACTAAGACCGCTTGATGATGCAAACTGGCAATTGGGGCCGGTTCATGGAATCCCTGGTCTTAGAATGGTTGTATTTAGTTTAATATTACTTTTAATTATGCTTTTTGCAAGACGTGGTATTTTAGGGGATAAAGAAATTTGGGATTATATAAAAATAAGGAGAAATAAATGAGCGATATTTTAAAAATAGGTAAATACGAATTTACAAGCAGACTAATAGTAGGAAGCGGAAAATATCCGGATTTTAAAACTACAAGAGATGCGACTCTTGCAAGCGGGGCTGAAATGATTACAGTTGCGGTCAGAAGAGTAAATATACTCGACCCGAATGAAGAGAATCTACTCGATTATTTTAAAGATACAGACGTAAAAATTCTGCCAAACTCTGCAGGATGCACAACAGCGGAAGAAGCTATAACATTGTTTAGACTGGTAAAAGAAGCCACAGGAATTGATATTATTAAACTTGAAATCATTGGGGATACTGCAAAAACACTTTATCCTGATGTAATGGAAACTTTAAAAGCATGTGAAACTTTGGCAAAAGAAGATTTTACTGTAATGGCTTATACAAATGACGATCCAATCATGGCAAAAAGGCTTGAAAATGCCGGAGCTGCCGCAGTAATGCCTCTTGCTGCACCAATTGGAAGCGGTCTTGGAATTCAAAACAGATATAATGTTGTATTTATAAAAGACGCTGTAAATGTACCTGTAATTGTAGATGCGGGGATTGGAACTGCAAGCGACGCCGCAGTTGCAATGGAACTTGGAGCAGATGGTGTTTTGACAAATACAGCTATTGCCAAGGCTTCCAATCCAATTGCTATGGCTGAGGCTATGAAACATGCTGTAATTGCAGGAAGAATGGCTTATAAGGCAGGCAGAATTCCGAAAAAACCTTATGCAACTGCCTCTTCACCTCTTGAAGGGCTTATCGAATTTTGAATCTATTAAAATATTCCTTTCTTTTTTTTCTTTTTATTTATATTTTCTCTTGTATTTACCTTTATTTTATGCAAGATAAAAAAATATTTAACAGAATTTGGGCCAAACCTTATGAACCGCGTATTGCAAAAAAAATTTATTTTACAACAAGCGACAGAATTAAACTTGAAGGTGCAATCACAAAAAATGGCGAAAACTTACCTTTAGTTTTATATTTCAGCGGAAATGCAAATAATGCCGTTGAATTTTTAGATAAAATCGCTTCTAAAATAAAAAATTTTAATTTCATAGGATTTAATTATCCTGGATACGCCGGAAGTGAAGGTAAACCTTGTGAAAAATGTATTGAAAAATACGCTCTTGAAATATTTGATAAATACAAACCGGATATAATAATAGGGAGAAGCTTAGGAACTGCCGTTGCTAGTTATGTGGCAAGCAAAAGAAAAGTTAAAGGCATCATTTTAATTACTCCGTTTGACAGCATTGAAAATATTGCAAAAAAGAGATATCCTATTTTTCCAATCTCATTGCTTTTAAAACATAAATTTAAAGAAGCCAAATTTATATCACAAACAGATGCCCCTGTAATTATTATAGCTCTCAAAAATGACGACATGATTCCAAACACGTCTCTTCAAAATTTATTGAAAAATATTAAAAATCTTAAAAAAATTATTTATATAGATGGGGTAAAACACGGTTTTATTTATGAACATCCTGATATAACTAATATTTTAATAAATGCTCTATCCTCTTTTTATAAAATTTAACATATTTATTTTTAACAAATCCATTTTAGGAAGTTGTATTTTATATTTAAAACTTTCAGTTAAAATTTTATAATTTAATAAATTTACCGATTTTCTTGAAAAATTAATTTTTCTTAAACGTTCTAAATCTAGTCTATCATTATCAAAATAAACTTGTACATAATTGTTTACAGATAATTCCAACTTGGTTTTGGAATCAGTAATTATATATCCGATAGACCTAATTGGCTGTTTTAATGAAAGTGGAAATTTACAATAAGAATATAAAGCATTGCTACCTGTTATTTTACGGTAATTAATTAAAACGGTTTTTATAGATTTATCATTTTCAAAAATTTTTTTAGCTTTTTCAAAGGAATCTAGAGGCATTGCAGGTATTTTTATTTTCTTTGGTTTATATTCACCATAGCCTCCCGCAGATAAAATTCTATCTACCACATCAGCACAATTGAATTTTATTTTATCCCATTTTATTTTTTTTAATTTAAATTCATTTTCTATTTCAATAATTTCTTTTAACATTAAATTAATTTTTTCATTAGAAATTCCTTGTACCCTTAATCCAATTGTCTCTCTGCCATAAGCCATACCATACGTATTTGTATGAATTTGTGAAGGGGAAAACGGTAAAACCCCATACAAATATTCACTTAAACTTATATGCTGTAAAAAATTAGAATCAACTTCAGGGTTTGCAATATAATTAGCACTGTAAACAGTTTTATTTATACGTATTGCGATATGACCGAAAGGATTTTCCCATATAATCCTCTGTGGAATTATCGAAGTGGAATATGAAAGTAGTATTTCTATATCTGATGGGTATATATTATCTAATTTGGACAGAATAACATGTATATTTCTTACAGGTTTACCATATTCCGCCCCGAAATCTGTGGGTAATATCTCTTTTTTTTCATTCAATAGAAAATCGACAATTTTATCCTCATTAAAATTTTTTCTAAATTTTTCCTGGGCTTTATACATTTTTTCTTTTTCTTCCTCAGAAGATAAAATAGATTTCACATACTTACCTGTATCATTGATATTATCAGAGAGTTTTGCAACTCCCAAACGTTTTAAAAAAAGAGCATTTTTTTTCTCATGTCCAGCAATTACATTTAAAAGAATTAAAGGAATTCCTACTTTAATAGCCTCTATTGGCGTAACTCCTCCCGCTTTCGTAATTAAAACATTACTAAAAGACATTATTCCCATCAATTCACTATGAGGTATTAATCCCAGAATTTTTAATTTTATATTTTTAGATAAATTACATTTATATCCTTCTAATTTCAACTGTTGAATTTTGTTTTTTCCACATACTGCTATTATCTGCATTGGAAAATCACAAATTTCAACAATGTTTTTTATTAATTCAACATAATTTCCAACACCTTCTTTCCCGGAAATAATTAATACAGTAGGCAAAGTTTCATCTAATTTATATTTATTTATAATTTTTTTTATCGAAGTTTTTTCAATATTTACAGGAATACCGGTTGTTTCTATTTTTGTGTTAGGGATATTTGAAAGAAGCCACATATTTTCTAATTTGTTATGCCCTAAAAAAGTTTTATCTATCCTTTTAGATATACGTGGAAAATATCCTTTGAAAAAATCCGTGTGCAGCCATCCAATCTTGATTCCTTTTAAATAACCTTTTTCCCTTAACATTGCAAGAATTTGTGCAGACCCGTAATGGGTAGCCAAAATGGAATCAGGGGACATTTCATTTATAAATTTTAAAACTTTTTTTTCTGGATAATCATTAGGTAATGACAAAAAATCTGTACCTATACCTTTTTTTATAAAATTAAAAAATATTAAATCAAAAAATTTATTTGTATTTCCCGCAATATACCAATATAATTTTTCATCTATTTTACGCCACAAAGGATTCATAAAATCTCTTATGTCTTTTAAAACAACAACAGTATCAGGATTTTTTTTTAAAATAAATTCTTTTACCGCTAATGCAGCGCTAATATGCCCATACCCGATAGAAGAATAAAATATAAGTATCTTTTTTTTCATAAAAACCTTTTAGTAAATACTGATTCATTGATATTATTATATCTAATTTCAAATAATTTTTAAAAATGCTTGTACTTATTCAATTTTTATTTGACATATTCTCTTAAAAAACACAAGGAAAAATAATGAAATCCCATTTAGAAGCTATTTAAATTTAGAAGATTATCAAAATGGCGGAGAGGGTGGGATTCGAACCCACGGTACGGTTGCCCGTACAACGGCTTTCAAGGCCGCCGCCTTCAACCACTCGGCCACCTCTCCAGACATTATTAAGATAGTTGATTTTTATAAGTGGTGCCCGGGGCCGGACTTGAACCGGCACGGGAAAAACTCCCGAGGGATTTTAAGTCCCTTGCGTCTACCATTTCCGCCACCCGGGCAATGTGAGAGGAATTATAGTAAATTTAAAAAACAAAGTCAAGTGGAGGCGCCACCCGGATTCGAACCGGGGATCAGGGCTTTGCAGGCCCCTGCCTTAGCCACTTGGCTATGGCGCCGACTGGAGCGGGCTACGGGACTCGAACCCGCGACCTCCACCTTGGCAAGGTGGCGCTCTAGCCAACTGAGCTAAGCCCGCTTAGGGACTGAAATTATATAAAAAAAAGAAAAAAAAAGCAAGAATTAAATTTTAGGACCTGCTTTTTCGTATTCTTTTCCTTCTTTTACATCTTCATATCTTTTAAAGTTTTCAATAAACATTTGAGCCAATTTTCTAAGTTGTTTATCATATGCCTCTTTGTCAGCCCAGGTATTTCTTGGATTTAAAACTTCTGTGTTCACTCCCGGAAGTTCTTTTGGAATTGCTAAATCAAACACTGGTAAAATTTCAAATTCGGCGTTTTCAATGCTTCCATCAAGAATTGCATTAATACATGCTCTTGTATCTTTGATACTCATTCTTTTACCTACACCATAAGGTCCACCTGTCCAACCTGTGTTCACCAAATAAACATTAACTCCGTGTTTATCGATTTTTTCTCCAAGAAGTTTTGCATAAACAGTTGGATGAAGCGGTAAGAAAGGCTCACCAAAACATGCGCTAAATGTTGCAACCGGTTCTGTAATTCCTCTCTCAGTTCCAGCAACTTTTGCAGTATACCCGCTTAGGAAATAATACATTGCCTGTTCTTTTGTAAGTTTGCTTACAGGCGGCAACACACCGAAAGCATCAGCACTTAAAAAGATAATATTTTTAGGATGTCCGCCCCTAAGTGTACATTCATGATTCTCAATATGTTCTATCGGATAGCTTACTCTTGTATTTTCTGTTTTTGAACTGTCGGTAAAATCTACTTCTCCATTTTCTAAAACTTTTACATTTTCAAGTAATGCATTTCTTTTAATAGCATTGTAAATTTCAGGTTCACTGTTTTTGTCAAGATTTATAACTTTTGCATAACATCCGCCTTCAAAGTTAAATACACCTTCATCATCCCATCCATGTTCATCATCACCTATAAGTTTTCTATTTGGATCCGTTGAAAGCGTAGTTTTTCCAGTACCAGAAAGTCCAAAAAATAATGCTACATCACCTTTTTCTCCTACATTTGCAGAACAGTGCATTGAAAGTTTACCCTCAAGCGGCAGCCAATAATTCATCATAGTAAATATTCCTTTTTTAAGCTCACCGCCATATAGTGTACCTGTCATTACAGCTTTGTTTTCTTCAATATTAAATGCAACAAAAATATCACTATTTAAATTATTTTCTTTCCATTTAGGATATCTTGCTTCCCCTGCTACTAAAAATGTAAAATCAGGTTTAAAATTTTTTAATTCCTCTTCAGAAGGCAGTATAAACATATTCATTACAAAATGTGCCTGCCATGCTATTGGTGTTACAAATCTGATAGCCCTTCTACTGCTTTTACTGGCGCCTACAAATACATCAATAACATAAATTTCATTTTTTTTATTTAATTCTTCTTTGGTAAAAGCTTCTAAATTTTTAAAAGTTTCAAGAGTTATTGGATGATTAATCTCCCCCCATGCAATATACTGTTCACTCGGCGGCTGTTTTACAAAAAATTTATCATTCGGACTTCTTCCTGTAAATTCGCCCGTATCAACAGCTGTCGCCCCACTTTTAGTTAAAACAACTTCACCTTTTTTTAAAGTATCTTCAATTATTTTATCATAACTTGGATTATGAATAATTGTTTTATTACTGGTATCAATACCTTCTAAATTTAACATAACATTCTCCTAATAAGTGTGGTTTACGGATTGTAATTATAACAAAAATGAAGAAAAAAAAGAGGAGATTAAAGGTCTTCTTCTAGACCTGTTTTTTTAAGCGTAAATTCTACAAATTTGTATCCTATAATAATTAAAACAGGCCACATAAAAAATAGAATAGTACCCCATGTTGTGTTTATATGTTGCGCTTCTGGATTAATACCATTTGGTAATAATTTATCAGAAGCGAAAAGAAAAGAAGTAAATAAAACTGTAATTAATGCTATAAATTTTTTCATATCCGCTCCTTAATATGCGTGAGATTCTGGATCCTGAATTTCTTCAATAGTAATAGGACCACTTTTTTTCATTTGATACCAAACATAAATAATGTATCCTAAAACAAATGGTACAGCAACACTAACCCATGCCATAACTTCAAGAGTATATTTACTACCTGAGCTGTTTTGAATAGTTAAACTGCTCTGTAAGTCCGCATAGCTTGGATAAAACGGTGTACCATTAAGCCCTGCAATAACAAATACAATAATCCCGATTAATACAATCCCTAAACCTGCTGGCCAAATACCTTTTGTTGAACCTTTAATCCCTTGGAAAATACCAATTACAAAAAGTACTACACCTACTAAGAATAAAATCAAAGGAATTGCTGCAAATGCAAGTAAATTCTGTAAATATTTACCATCTACTAATGTTACTTTTCCAGCTGGGTCATGTATATCGTAAGAATATCCTTTCATTGTTAAAAGACCAAAAAGTACTATACCTAAAGATATTAATAACAATACAAAACATCTTTTTAAAATTCCTCTTAATCTTTCATGAACAGCTGCAAATTCGTTTTGATCTAAATCGTTCATTAACCATAAAGCACCTAAAATTCTTGCTGCAGTAAATAAAACCACACCCAATGCCAAGTTAAACCAAGCACCATGTTTGAAATCAATCGCAGCTTCAAGACCTCTTAAATTAAACCCGTCAGCCGCTGTACCCCAATGAAGTACTCTTGTAACAGGATCATATGTAAAATTACTTCCTGTAAAGAAAGTTCCAACCGCTGCTCCAACTAAAATCATTGTAACAATACCGTTAAAATATAAGAATAATTTGTAAGTATTTTTACCAATTAAGTTATTTGGTCTATTCATATATTCATATGAAACTGCTTGAAGTACGAATCCAAAAAGAATTAACATCCATACCCAATAAGCTCCACCAAAACTAACTGAATAAAACAATGGGAATGCTGCATATAAAGCACCACCAAAAAGAACCAATGTTGTAAATGTTAGTTCCCATTTTCTACCAAGAGAGTTTACAATACCTCTCTCTTCCATTTCATCTTT contains these protein-coding regions:
- a CDS encoding MGDG synthase family glycosyltransferase → MKKKILIFYSSIGYGHISAALAVKEFILKKNPDTVVVLKDIRDFMNPLWRKIDEKLYWYIAGNTNKFFDLIFFNFIKKGIGTDFLSLPNDYPEKKVLKFINEMSPDSILATHYGSAQILAMLREKGYLKGIKIGWLHTDFFKGYFPRISKRIDKTFLGHNKLENMWLLSNIPNTKIETTGIPVNIEKTSIKKIINKYKLDETLPTVLIISGKEGVGNYVELIKNIVEICDFPMQIIAVCGKNKIQQLKLEGYKCNLSKNIKLKILGLIPHSELMGIMSFSNVLITKAGGVTPIEAIKVGIPLILLNVIAGHEKKNALFLKRLGVAKLSDNINDTGKYVKSILSSEEEKEKMYKAQEKFRKNFNEDKIVDFLLNEKKEILPTDFGAEYGKPVRNIHVILSKLDNIYPSDIEILLSYSTSIIPQRIIWENPFGHIAIRINKTVYSANYIANPEVDSNFLQHISLSEYLYGVLPFSPSQIHTNTYGMAYGRETIGLRVQGISNEKINLMLKEIIEIENEFKLKKIKWDKIKFNCADVVDRILSAGGYGEYKPKKIKIPAMPLDSFEKAKKIFENDKSIKTVLINYRKITGSNALYSYCKFPLSLKQPIRSIGYIITDSKTKLELSVNNYVQVYFDNDRLDLERLRKINFSRKSVNLLNYKILTESFKYKIQLPKMDLLKINMLNFIKRG
- the pckA gene encoding phosphoenolpyruvate carboxykinase (ATP), encoding MLNLEGIDTSNKTIIHNPSYDKIIEDTLKKGEVVLTKSGATAVDTGEFTGRSPNDKFFVKQPPSEQYIAWGEINHPITLETFKNLEAFTKEELNKKNEIYVIDVFVGASKSSRRAIRFVTPIAWQAHFVMNMFILPSEEELKNFKPDFTFLVAGEARYPKWKENNLNSDIFVAFNIEENKAVMTGTLYGGELKKGIFTMMNYWLPLEGKLSMHCSANVGEKGDVALFFGLSGTGKTTLSTDPNRKLIGDDEHGWDDEGVFNFEGGCYAKVINLDKNSEPEIYNAIKRNALLENVKVLENGEVDFTDSSKTENTRVSYPIEHIENHECTLRGGHPKNIIFLSADAFGVLPPVSKLTKEQAMYYFLSGYTAKVAGTERGITEPVATFSACFGEPFLPLHPTVYAKLLGEKIDKHGVNVYLVNTGWTGGPYGVGKRMSIKDTRACINAILDGSIENAEFEILPVFDLAIPKELPGVNTEVLNPRNTWADKEAYDKQLRKLAQMFIENFKRYEDVKEGKEYEKAGPKI
- a CDS encoding cytochrome d ubiquinol oxidase subunit II, encoding MTWAPITVDATHFYLQVYFWIIVAVLGGLFLFMTFVQGGQSLMHVAKDEMEERGIVNSLGRKWELTFTTLVLFGGALYAAFPLFYSVSFGGAYWVWMLILFGFVLQAVSYEYMNRPNNLIGKNTYKLFLYFNGIVTMILVGAAVGTFFTGSNFTYDPVTRVLHWGTAADGFNLRGLEAAIDFKHGAWFNLALGVVLFTAARILGALWLMNDLDQNEFAAVHERLRGILKRCFVLLLISLGIVLFGLLTMKGYSYDIHDPAGKVTLVDGKYLQNLLAFAAIPLILFLVGVVLFVIGIFQGIKGSTKGIWPAGLGIVLIGIIVFVIAGLNGTPFYPSYADLQSSLTIQNSSGSKYTLEVMAWVSVAVPFVLGYIIYVWYQMKKSGPITIEEIQDPESHAY